One genomic segment of Passer domesticus isolate bPasDom1 chromosome 21, bPasDom1.hap1, whole genome shotgun sequence includes these proteins:
- the ATCAY gene encoding caytaxin isoform X1, whose protein sequence is MGTTEATLRMENVDVKEEWQDEDFPRPLPEETGMESLGSPTEDETTSSPPNTLNFNGAHRKRKTLVAPEINISLDQSEGSILSDDFLDTPDDLDINVDDIETPDETDSLEFLGNGNELEWEDDTPVATAKNMPGDSADLFGDGGTEDGSATNGRLWRTVIIGEQEHRIDLQMIKPYMRVVTHGGYYGEGLNAIIVFAACYLPDSNLADYHYIMENLFLYVISSLELLVAEDYMIVYLNGATPRRRMPGLGWLKKCYQMIDRRLRKNLKALIIVHPSWFIRTVLAISRPFISVKFISKIQYVHSLEELEQLIPMEHVQIPDCVLQYEEERIKARKERAEEKQDMAERESRPVPPAEDQETSMS, encoded by the exons ATGGGCACCACGGAGGCCACGCTGCGGATGGAGAACGTGGATGTGAAGGAAGAGTGGCAGGACGAGGACTTCCCCAG gcCTCTCCCAGAAGAGACAGGGATGGAGTCACTGGGAAGCCCCACGGAGGACGAGACCACGTCCT CTCCCCCCAACACTCTGAACTTTAACGGGGCCCATCGGAAGAGGAAGACCCTGGTTGCACCTGAAATCAACATTTCCCTGGACCAGAGCGAGGGCTCCATCCTCTCCGACGACTTCCTGGACACCCCAGATGACCTGGACATCAATGTGGATGACATCGAGACTCCTGATGAGACGGATTCCCTGGAATTCCTGGGCAACGGCAATGAGCTGGAGTGGGAAG ACGACACCCCGGTGGCCACGGCCAAGAACATGCCCGGGGACAGCGCAGACCTCTTTGGGGACGGGGGCACAGAGGATGGCAGTGCCACCAACGGCCGCCTCTGGAGAACCGTCATCATCGGCGAGCAGGAGCACAGGATCGACCTGCAGATGATCAAACCCTACATGAGGGTGGTGACACACGGAG ggtaCTACGGGGAAGGTCTGAATGCCATCATCGTCTTTGCTGCCTGCTACCTCCCGGACAGCAACCTGGCTGATTACCACTACATCATGGAGAACCTGTTCCT GTACGTGAtcagcagcctggagctgctggtggctgagGATTACATGATCGTGTACCTGAACGGGGCCACGCCGCGCCGCAGGATGCCGGGCCTGGGCTGGCTCAAGAAGTGCTACCAGATGATAGACAGGAG gctgaggAAGAACCTCAAGGCCCTGATCATCGTGCACCCCTCGTGGTTCATCCGGACCGTGCTGGCCAtctccagacccttcatcaG TGTGAAGTTCATCAGTAAGATCCAGTACGtgcacagcctggaggagctggagcagctcatcCCCATGGAGCACGTGCAGATCCCAGACTGTGTCCTGCA ATATGAAGAAGAGAGGATCAAGGCCAGGAAAGAAAG GGCAGAGGAGAAGCAAGACATGGCTGAGAGGGAAAG caggcCCGTGCCCCCAGCAGAGGACCAGGAGACCAG CATGTCCTGA
- the ATCAY gene encoding caytaxin isoform X2, with protein MESLGSPTEDETTSSPPNTLNFNGAHRKRKTLVAPEINISLDQSEGSILSDDFLDTPDDLDINVDDIETPDETDSLEFLGNGNELEWEDDTPVATAKNMPGDSADLFGDGGTEDGSATNGRLWRTVIIGEQEHRIDLQMIKPYMRVVTHGGYYGEGLNAIIVFAACYLPDSNLADYHYIMENLFLYVISSLELLVAEDYMIVYLNGATPRRRMPGLGWLKKCYQMIDRRLRKNLKALIIVHPSWFIRTVLAISRPFISVKFISKIQYVHSLEELEQLIPMEHVQIPDCVLQYEEERIKARKERAEEKQDMAERESRPVPPAEDQETSMS; from the exons ATGGAGTCACTGGGAAGCCCCACGGAGGACGAGACCACGTCCT CTCCCCCCAACACTCTGAACTTTAACGGGGCCCATCGGAAGAGGAAGACCCTGGTTGCACCTGAAATCAACATTTCCCTGGACCAGAGCGAGGGCTCCATCCTCTCCGACGACTTCCTGGACACCCCAGATGACCTGGACATCAATGTGGATGACATCGAGACTCCTGATGAGACGGATTCCCTGGAATTCCTGGGCAACGGCAATGAGCTGGAGTGGGAAG ACGACACCCCGGTGGCCACGGCCAAGAACATGCCCGGGGACAGCGCAGACCTCTTTGGGGACGGGGGCACAGAGGATGGCAGTGCCACCAACGGCCGCCTCTGGAGAACCGTCATCATCGGCGAGCAGGAGCACAGGATCGACCTGCAGATGATCAAACCCTACATGAGGGTGGTGACACACGGAG ggtaCTACGGGGAAGGTCTGAATGCCATCATCGTCTTTGCTGCCTGCTACCTCCCGGACAGCAACCTGGCTGATTACCACTACATCATGGAGAACCTGTTCCT GTACGTGAtcagcagcctggagctgctggtggctgagGATTACATGATCGTGTACCTGAACGGGGCCACGCCGCGCCGCAGGATGCCGGGCCTGGGCTGGCTCAAGAAGTGCTACCAGATGATAGACAGGAG gctgaggAAGAACCTCAAGGCCCTGATCATCGTGCACCCCTCGTGGTTCATCCGGACCGTGCTGGCCAtctccagacccttcatcaG TGTGAAGTTCATCAGTAAGATCCAGTACGtgcacagcctggaggagctggagcagctcatcCCCATGGAGCACGTGCAGATCCCAGACTGTGTCCTGCA ATATGAAGAAGAGAGGATCAAGGCCAGGAAAGAAAG GGCAGAGGAGAAGCAAGACATGGCTGAGAGGGAAAG caggcCCGTGCCCCCAGCAGAGGACCAGGAGACCAG CATGTCCTGA